GTACAGCCCGGCGATATCCAGATTCTGGGCGACGGCACGCCCATCGTGCTGATGCGCGACCATCAGCCCACCGGGGGCTATCCGCGTATCGGCACCGTGATCGGCGCCGATCTCGACCGCTTCGCGCAGATGCGGCCCGGCGAAGTGGTTGCATTCGCGCCGATGTCGGTGGAGCGTGCGCATCGGATGTTGCGGAGCGGCCGGGCATGACCAGCATCGATCTCAACGCCGATCTCGGCGAGGGCATGGGTCACGATGACGACCTGCTGAGAATCGTCTCCAGCGCCTCCATTGCCTGTGGCGGCCATGCGGGCGACGCCGCGACGATCCGGCATATCCTCAAAATCTGCAAGGCGCGGGGCGTAAGGGCCGGGGCGCATCCGGGCTATGTCGACCGCAAGGGCTTCGGGCGCTTTCGCGTGGCGATGCCGCTCGAGCAATTGCTGGGACAGATCAGGAGCCAATTGTTCCTGGTGCGGCATATTGCGGGTGAGGTCGATGTGCCGCTGGACTATGTGAAGCTGCATGGGGCGCTGGCCAACCAGGCGGCCGAGGAGCTGGAATTCGCGGTGGGAATTTTCGCCAGTATCCATGCCATGGACCCGAAAATGGCGGTGCTGGCGCTCGACAATAGCGAGCAGGTGAAGGCGGCAAAGGCGGTGGGTCTGCCGCTGATCCGCGAAGCCTATGCCGACCGGGCCTATAATGCGGATGGATTGCTGGTGCCGCGGGCAGAGGCCGGGGCGGTGATCGACGATGTCGATGCGGTGATCGATCGCTGCCTGCGCCTGGCGCGGCATGGTGAAATTCTGGCCATCGACGGCAGCGTGCTGAAATCGGCGGCGCGCTCGATCTGCCTGCATGGCGACACGCCGGGCGCGGTGGACCTGGCGCGGGAAATCCGCGACGCGCTGGAAGGCGAGGGGATCACCATCGCGCCGGCGGCAGCGGAGACGGAAACCAGCCCTGGATAAGGCGGACCGCGCCTAATCCTATCCCTTCTTCTTGTCGCGGCGGGACCGCTGCCAATTCGTCCATTTCCGGGTGCCGCGCAGAACGACCATGTTCACCGGGCCTTGCAGAAAGATCAGGTCGATCGCCAGCAAGAGCAGGCCCAGCGGCAGCATCCAGATGCCCAGGACCGGCAGGAAGCTGAATATGCCGCCCAGCACGAGCAGGATTCCGAGCGGAATGCGTATCCATCGCGCTCCCGGGCGCCGGATGCGAGCCAGCCACTTAGCCGCCATGGCTGGAGTCCTGCTTTCCAGCTTGTCGAACAGGCGGTTAAGCCGATCTGCGCTCTTGCTCATCAAGGCATCTCCGTTACTCAATAAAATG
This genomic stretch from Devosia sp. YIM 151766 harbors:
- a CDS encoding 5-oxoprolinase subunit PxpA, which produces MTSIDLNADLGEGMGHDDDLLRIVSSASIACGGHAGDAATIRHILKICKARGVRAGAHPGYVDRKGFGRFRVAMPLEQLLGQIRSQLFLVRHIAGEVDVPLDYVKLHGALANQAAEELEFAVGIFASIHAMDPKMAVLALDNSEQVKAAKAVGLPLIREAYADRAYNADGLLVPRAEAGAVIDDVDAVIDRCLRLARHGEILAIDGSVLKSAARSICLHGDTPGAVDLAREIRDALEGEGITIAPAAAETETSPG